A part of Microbacterium atlanticum genomic DNA contains:
- a CDS encoding WXG100 family type VII secretion target, which translates to MADFGASYAEMEQVASSLSQARDDIQGQLDALKSQVDTLLGEDFKTQHASGKFGEGYSELTTGLKGAVDGINDMSEALLGMMRAIQDLDQQLAGG; encoded by the coding sequence ATGGCGGATTTCGGTGCCTCGTATGCGGAGATGGAGCAGGTGGCGTCGTCGCTGTCGCAGGCTCGCGATGACATCCAGGGTCAGCTGGACGCGCTGAAGAGTCAGGTGGACACGTTGCTGGGTGAGGACTTCAAGACGCAGCACGCGTCGGGGAAGTTCGGTGAGGGCTACTCCGAGCTGACGACGGGTCTGAAGGGTGCGGTGGACGGCATCAACGACATGTCCGAGGCGCTGCTGGGCATGATGCGCGCCATCCAGGACCTCGACCAGCAGCTCGCCGGCGGCTGA
- a CDS encoding WXG100 family type VII secretion target, which translates to MADFGASYAEMEQVASSLSQARDDIQGQLDALKSQVDTLLGEDFKTQHASGKFGEGYSELTTGLKGAVDGINDMSEALLGMMRAIQDLDQQLAGG; encoded by the coding sequence ATGGCGGATTTCGGTGCCTCGTATGCGGAGATGGAGCAGGTGGCGTCGTCGCTGTCGCAGGCTCGCGATGACATCCAGGGTCAGCTGGACGCGCTGAAGAGCCAGGTGGACACGTTGCTGGGTGAGGACTTCAAGACGCAGCACGCGTCGGGGAAGTTCGGTGAGGGCTACTCCGAGCTGACGACGGGTCTGAAGGGTGCGGTGGACGGCATCAACGACATGTCCGAGGCGCTGCTGGGCATGATGCGCGCCATCCAGGACCTCGACCAGCAGCTCGCCGGCGGCTGA
- a CDS encoding FtsK/SpoIIIE domain-containing protein encodes MRLKLTLQRRDGHHTDIVVTSDTTATVQDVARRIAETDPARSFVSSPRDVLTLEVASPTSSAFQLLEPDMLISDAPVGSGFVASIANLGADYVSSRRAGAPPAAILTVVAGPFAGREFPLPRGHFTIGRAAAADVVLDDPLVSKRHARIEVGASVELVDLNSANGIVVDGGLVQRLRVIPGQRFALGDTELVVRMVQDFAPVEQDPVLERGGSLLFNRSPRVEPRYVGEELPEPRLPKDPVSRLFPWPMLVAPVILGASIFAMTGNPRSLLVVLLSPLMLLGNFISQRTQVGQRVRKEAEIFERTFEELEEKLYRERPREREVRNAEVPPVAVVFDEAMRLGPMLWTRRPEHWNFLSVRLGTSEAPSRTTIKRAENPDALQEYVDRVDRLRERYRIIDGVPVLESLQSVGVIGVAGPPREAADALRGLCVQLFGLHSPNELVAVAITEPQWATQLEWLKWLPHTTSERSPFRDMPLSDSASTGAALLSALEELVMRRSKAASSPRLPLDDDWDPMRYGTDVRRAAEDATFPGQTAVVVIVTADAPVDRARLTQVLERGADVGVYGLFVAPVVEALPAVCRSFVDVSGGLEAARAGTVRSGVEYPATAVEGVSNELMSVLARRLAPVADSSTVIEDSSDIPNSVMFLSVVGPEIASDPSFAVERWRENNTIVDRSGATLPRLKKAGSLRAIVGQGATDAMTLDLRAQGPHALVGGTTGAGKSEFLQAWVLGMAAAHSPDRVTFLFVDYKGGSAFADCVELPHCVGLVTDLSPHLVRRALTSLRAELHHREHLFNRKKAKDLLELEKRRDPDAPPALVIVIDEFAALAGEVPEFVDGVVDIAQRGRSLGIHLIMATQRPAGVIKDNLRANTNLRVALRMADESDSKDVVDDPVAARFDPGIPGRGIAKTGPGRLVPFQSAYAGGWSTDEAPAADVSVAELRFGSVQRWELDDQGEATDDTADPGPNDQKRIVATLVAAAAQARIPAPRRPWLDDLETTVDIRALRAGRPGSILLGKRDVPERQLQEPVYFEPDRDGSLLVYGTSGSGKSTVLRTAAISAAMGRRAENVAVYGLDFGAGALKSLEVLPHVGSIIPGDDAERVQRILRSLGAVLDDRGKRFSAANASSIAEYRELTGRDEPRIILLLDGLPQFRGEWETTTARMPFYQAFMRILGEGRPLGVHVVATADRSGSVPTAVSSNISRRVILRLADENAYSLLNAPKDVLDERSAPGRAIIDGFETQIAVLGGTPNVAEQTKLLGQWAAELRALGAREVDEIGSLPTRLAWSALPDRIGDLPALGIAEDTLAPREVDPVGTFVVAGPPLAGKTNAMKALVTAMVRFDPGVRLFHFGGRRSQLKEFAPWMRSATTPDEAKELATELAELVADESIETRLMIVIEDVPQFADSPAERPLKALFQAVNRSEHFLIGDADVTQVTSGFGLVGDFKGGRKGIILKPDAFDGDAVFKVPFPKVKRADFPDGRGIFVQAGRQVTVQLPLVEASALPVAVPQH; translated from the coding sequence ATGAGACTCAAACTGACGCTTCAGCGTCGCGACGGCCATCACACCGACATCGTGGTCACCTCCGACACCACGGCGACCGTGCAGGACGTGGCGCGCCGCATCGCCGAGACCGATCCCGCGCGCAGCTTCGTGTCGTCGCCGCGCGATGTCCTCACGCTCGAGGTGGCTTCGCCGACGTCGTCGGCGTTCCAGCTGCTCGAGCCCGACATGCTGATCAGCGACGCGCCGGTGGGCTCGGGCTTCGTCGCATCGATCGCGAACCTCGGGGCCGACTACGTCTCGAGCCGCCGGGCGGGCGCGCCGCCGGCGGCGATCCTGACGGTCGTGGCCGGCCCGTTCGCGGGACGGGAGTTCCCGCTGCCGCGGGGGCACTTCACGATCGGCCGTGCGGCCGCGGCCGACGTCGTGCTCGACGACCCGCTGGTGTCCAAGCGGCACGCCCGCATCGAGGTCGGAGCCTCCGTGGAGCTGGTGGACCTCAACTCCGCCAACGGCATCGTGGTCGACGGCGGCCTGGTGCAGCGCCTCCGCGTCATCCCGGGTCAGCGGTTCGCGCTCGGCGACACCGAGCTCGTCGTGCGCATGGTGCAGGACTTCGCGCCGGTGGAACAGGACCCCGTGCTCGAGCGGGGCGGATCGCTGCTGTTCAACCGCAGCCCGAGGGTCGAGCCGCGCTACGTGGGAGAGGAGCTGCCGGAGCCGCGCCTGCCCAAGGACCCGGTGAGCCGCCTGTTCCCGTGGCCGATGCTCGTCGCGCCGGTCATCCTGGGCGCGTCGATCTTCGCGATGACCGGGAATCCGCGCTCGCTGCTGGTCGTGCTGCTGTCGCCCCTCATGCTGCTCGGCAACTTCATCTCGCAGCGCACGCAGGTGGGTCAGCGGGTGCGCAAGGAGGCCGAGATCTTCGAGCGCACCTTCGAGGAGCTCGAGGAGAAGCTGTACCGGGAGCGTCCGCGGGAGCGCGAGGTGCGCAACGCCGAGGTGCCGCCGGTCGCCGTCGTGTTCGACGAGGCGATGCGGCTGGGGCCCATGCTGTGGACGCGGCGCCCCGAGCACTGGAACTTCCTGTCGGTCAGGCTGGGGACGTCCGAGGCGCCCTCGCGCACGACGATCAAGCGGGCTGAGAACCCCGACGCGCTGCAGGAGTACGTCGACCGGGTCGACCGCCTCCGTGAGCGATATCGCATCATCGACGGCGTGCCTGTGCTGGAGTCGCTGCAGAGCGTCGGCGTGATCGGCGTCGCAGGACCTCCGCGGGAGGCGGCCGACGCGCTGCGCGGCCTGTGCGTGCAGCTGTTCGGGCTGCACTCGCCGAACGAACTCGTCGCCGTGGCGATCACCGAGCCGCAGTGGGCGACGCAGCTGGAGTGGCTGAAGTGGCTGCCGCACACCACGAGCGAGCGCAGCCCGTTCCGCGACATGCCGCTGTCGGACTCGGCGTCCACGGGTGCCGCCCTCCTGTCGGCGCTGGAGGAGCTGGTGATGCGCCGGTCGAAGGCGGCGTCATCGCCGCGACTGCCGCTCGACGACGACTGGGACCCGATGCGCTACGGCACGGACGTCCGCCGCGCCGCGGAGGACGCGACGTTCCCGGGGCAGACGGCGGTCGTCGTGATCGTGACGGCGGATGCCCCGGTGGATCGTGCCCGCCTGACCCAGGTGCTCGAGCGCGGCGCCGACGTGGGCGTCTACGGACTGTTCGTGGCGCCGGTCGTCGAGGCGCTGCCGGCGGTCTGCCGGAGCTTCGTCGACGTCTCGGGCGGGCTGGAGGCGGCACGGGCGGGGACGGTCCGCAGCGGCGTGGAGTACCCGGCCACGGCGGTGGAGGGCGTGTCGAACGAGCTCATGAGCGTGCTGGCCAGGCGCCTGGCTCCGGTCGCCGACTCCAGCACGGTCATCGAGGACTCCTCGGACATCCCCAACTCTGTCATGTTCCTCTCGGTCGTCGGCCCGGAGATCGCGTCGGATCCGTCGTTCGCCGTCGAGCGCTGGCGCGAGAACAACACGATCGTCGACCGCTCGGGCGCGACGCTGCCGCGCCTGAAGAAGGCCGGCAGCCTGCGGGCGATCGTGGGGCAGGGGGCGACCGACGCGATGACCCTCGACCTGCGCGCGCAGGGACCGCACGCCCTCGTCGGCGGCACCACCGGCGCCGGCAAGTCGGAGTTCCTCCAGGCGTGGGTGCTCGGCATGGCCGCCGCCCACAGCCCCGACCGCGTGACGTTCCTCTTCGTCGACTACAAGGGCGGGTCGGCCTTCGCCGACTGCGTCGAGCTGCCGCACTGCGTCGGCCTGGTGACCGACCTGAGCCCGCACCTCGTGCGGCGCGCCCTGACGAGCCTCCGCGCCGAGCTGCACCATCGCGAGCACCTCTTCAACCGCAAGAAGGCCAAGGACCTGCTCGAGCTCGAGAAGCGCCGCGACCCCGACGCGCCCCCGGCGCTGGTCATCGTGATCGACGAGTTCGCGGCGCTCGCCGGCGAGGTGCCCGAGTTCGTGGACGGCGTCGTCGACATCGCCCAGCGCGGCCGCTCCCTCGGCATCCACCTCATCATGGCCACGCAGCGGCCGGCCGGTGTCATCAAGGACAACCTGCGTGCCAACACCAACCTCCGCGTCGCGCTGCGCATGGCCGACGAGTCGGACTCGAAGGACGTCGTCGACGACCCGGTCGCCGCCCGCTTCGACCCCGGGATCCCCGGTCGCGGCATCGCCAAGACGGGGCCCGGGCGTCTGGTGCCGTTCCAGTCCGCCTACGCGGGCGGCTGGAGCACCGATGAAGCGCCGGCAGCCGACGTGAGCGTCGCCGAGCTGCGGTTCGGGTCGGTGCAGAGGTGGGAGCTCGACGACCAGGGCGAGGCGACCGACGACACCGCCGACCCGGGGCCCAACGACCAGAAGCGCATCGTCGCGACGCTCGTGGCGGCCGCGGCGCAGGCGCGCATCCCGGCGCCCCGGCGCCCGTGGCTCGACGACCTCGAGACCACCGTCGACATCCGGGCGCTCCGCGCCGGGCGGCCGGGGAGCATCCTGCTCGGCAAGCGCGACGTCCCCGAGCGGCAGCTGCAGGAGCCGGTGTACTTCGAGCCCGACCGCGACGGCTCGCTCCTGGTCTACGGCACGAGCGGGTCGGGGAAGTCCACGGTGCTGCGCACCGCCGCGATCTCCGCGGCGATGGGACGTCGCGCCGAGAACGTCGCGGTGTACGGGCTGGACTTCGGCGCGGGTGCGCTCAAGAGCCTCGAGGTGCTGCCCCACGTCGGGTCGATCATCCCGGGCGACGACGCCGAGCGCGTCCAGCGCATCCTGCGGTCGCTCGGCGCCGTGCTCGACGACCGCGGCAAGCGGTTCTCGGCCGCCAACGCGTCGAGCATCGCGGAGTACCGAGAGCTCACCGGTCGCGACGAGCCGCGCATCATCCTGCTGCTGGACGGGCTGCCGCAGTTCCGCGGCGAGTGGGAGACGACCACCGCGCGGATGCCGTTCTACCAGGCGTTCATGCGCATCCTGGGCGAGGGGCGGCCCCTCGGCGTGCACGTCGTCGCGACCGCCGACCGCTCGGGGTCGGTGCCCACCGCGGTCAGCTCCAACATCTCGCGCCGCGTGATCCTGCGGCTCGCCGACGAGAACGCGTACTCGCTGCTGAACGCGCCGAAGGACGTGCTGGACGAGCGCTCGGCGCCCGGCCGCGCGATCATCGACGGATTCGAGACGCAGATCGCGGTCCTGGGCGGCACCCCCAATGTCGCCGAGCAGACCAAGCTGCTCGGGCAGTGGGCCGCCGAGCTGCGCGCGCTCGGCGCGCGCGAGGTCGACGAGATCGGGTCGCTCCCGACCCGCCTGGCCTGGTCGGCGCTGCCGGACCGGATCGGGGACCTCCCCGCGCTCGGCATCGCCGAGGACACCCTCGCGCCCCGCGAGGTCGATCCGGTCGGCACCTTCGTCGTCGCCGGGCCGCCGCTGGCGGGCAAGACCAACGCGATGAAGGCGCTGGTCACCGCGATGGTGCGCTTCGACCCGGGCGTGAGGCTCTTCCACTTCGGAGGCCGCCGGTCGCAGCTGAAGGAGTTCGCGCCGTGGATGCGCAGCGCCACGACGCCCGACGAGGCCAAGGAGCTCGCGACCGAGCTCGCCGAGCTCGTGGCCGACGAGTCCATCGAGACCCGTCTCATGATCGTGATCGAGGATGTGCCCCAGTTCGCCGACTCGCCCGCCGAGCGGCCGCTCAAGGCCCTGTTCCAGGCCGTCAACCGCAGCGAGCACTTCCTCATCGGCGACGCCGACGTCACGCAGGTGACCAGCGGGTTCGGGCTCGTGGGCGACTTCAAGGGCGGACGCAAGGGCATCATCCTCAAGCCCGACGCCTTCGACGGCGACGCGGTGTTCAAGGTGCCCTTCCCGAAGGTCAAGCGGGCGGACTTCCCCGACGGGCGCGGCATCTTCGTGCAGGCGGGCCGCCAGGTGACGGTGCAGCTGCCGCTCGTGGAGGCATCCGCTCTCCCCGTAGCCGTGCCGCAGCACTGA
- a CDS encoding flagellar protein FlgN, with protein MKISYDELGALYTNLLATQTEFESASKRRSDLSSDIGSPYGRSELRDKTDDFEERWDDRRNKLNEGLKAVTEQAKTVLEGFGDFDTQVAAELAAQMQEVDE; from the coding sequence GTGAAGATCTCATACGACGAGCTCGGTGCGCTGTACACCAACCTGCTCGCGACGCAGACGGAGTTCGAGTCGGCGTCCAAGCGGCGCAGCGACCTCAGCAGTGACATCGGGTCCCCGTACGGGCGCAGCGAGCTCCGCGACAAGACCGACGACTTCGAGGAGCGCTGGGACGACCGGCGCAACAAGCTGAACGAGGGGCTCAAGGCGGTCACCGAGCAGGCCAAGACCGTGCTGGAGGGCTTCGGCGACTTCGACACCCAGGTGGCCGCCGAGCTCGCGGCGCAGATGCAGGAAGTTGACGAGTGA